Sequence from the Ferrimicrobium sp. genome:
CACTTCGATCGAGTCTTCTCTCAAGTACCAGATGGTCTCAAGATACTCTTCTAGAGGAGGGTGGGACTCGATGGTCATCACTGTACTTTATTAGCGCCAACCACGACGTGCTGCTTTAACCGTGCGAGCCACCGATAGTGGCTCGCACTCGCCGCTTGAGCAGAAGAAGATCTCGATCGTTGCTGGGGATATGTTTGGGTTGACCGCTACATACGGTTGTCACTTTGGCTGGTTACGGGGTTGCAAAACTTGCGTGGAGTCAGGTAAGGGTTAACGGACGACCTCAACGTGAGTAGTTTCAGCCTGTTGGGTGGGCTGCAAGCCGTGTTCCCTTCCCACCCTGGAAAAGCGACAGTACGCAGTGCAGAGCTTTCGCTATCTCCTCGAGTCAAGCCATTGTGTGGTAGGCGTGCGTCAGATACCCAGTTAAATCTACCTTGCTGGCAAAATGTGAAGCCTTGTCGTCCGCATCGCGATTGCTGGCTGCCGACGCTAGGCCAGTGATGTCATCGACGAGTCCATACTTGGCCGCTCGTCGGCAGCCAGCTAGTTGTTGAAAGGCTCCAACAGAGCTCCTTGCACTTGGGGAGCTGCTCGCACCCTACGTCTCGACAGACGTCATGTGACGGGAGGTGAGGGATCGCCAAAAGTGCCAAGAGCTGTGAGGTGGAGACGAGCATGTGGCCGGTGGTGAACTTAGGATAGGCTAACCTAAGTCTATGAAATTCGCTGAGGGCGCCTCTCCGTATGTATCTCGAAGGAGCAACTTTCGGCATCGGGATCTGTGGATTGGATTTCTTGTCGTGTGGGGTCCCGGCCTTCTTGTCATGCTTGCTGACACTGATGTCGGCAGTCTTGTGACAGCTGCGCAGTCCGGTACCCAATTTGGCTACAGGATGGTACTACCGAATCTGATTCTTATGCCGATTCTCTATTTTGTACAGGAGATCACCGTTCGGCTGGGAATCGTCACTGGCAAGGGGCATGGTGCGCTGATTCGTGAGCGTTTTGGCAAGAGATGGGCGTTACTTTCAGCTGGTACGCTCTTTCTGACTGCAGTAGGTGCGCTACTGACAGAGTTTGTTGGTGTTGCTGGGGTAGGGGACCTTTTTGGGGTTTCACGCGTCATCTCTGTCCCGGTCGCTGCAGCCTTTCTCATTGGAATTGCAATGACAGGCAAGTACCCAAGGGCGGAGCGCGTTGGTATCGCCCTGGGTCTTGCTGAGCTCGTTTTTATTCCAGTGATGGTCATGGCACACCCTAGCTTTTCGGCCATTGCCGATGGTTTTGGGCATATGCCGCTTCACAATGGCGGATTTATCTTGCTCTTGGCCGCAAACGTCGGTGCGGTCATCATGCCATGGATGATCTTCTATCAGCAAGGTGCGATGGTCGACAAAGGCTTGACGCGAGCCCACATTGCGGCCGCTCGGAGAGACACGGCCTTCGGTTCAGTGCTCACCCAGCTCATCATGGTGGTGATGATAGTGACGTTCGCGGCGACCATCGGGATCGCACGTCCCGGGACGGCATTGAACACAATCGGTGAGATGTCGTTGGCGCTTCGTCCGTATGTGGGGGTGGTGGGAGGCAAGGTGCTCCTTGGCATCGCTATGCTCGGTGCTGGGCTCGTTGCTGCTCTCGTGGCGTCGCTGGCCGGTGCTTGGGGCTTGAGCGAAGCATTTGGTTGGAAGCACACGCTCAATACCAAACCCGATCGTGATTCAGCGAAATTCTACACTACGTACACTCTGGCCCATGTGTTTGGAGCCATCATTGTGCTGCTGAGCCTCGATTTGATCAGGTTAGTAATCTACGTGGAGGTGATGAACGCGCTGCTCTTGCCGATCGTGTTAGGATTTCTGCTGGCACTGGAGGCAAAAGCGTTACCGGACGCATTCAGGATGCGCGGCCTGTACCGTTTGGTGGTCACGGCTCTCTGTGTTGTCGTGATGGGATTTGGACTCTACGTCATTCGAACACTTCTATAGGCTACCCATCGTAGTATAAGCACTTGGTAGGTAATTGATCGCTCCGAACTGAACGGGGGTGCCGGACCAGGTGATTGGATCGAGCGATACGGGGCGGCCCGGATTGGTGGCCTCCACAACCTGTCCGTTGCCAACGTAGATCGCTACGTGATCGATGCTCGTGGCGCCTTCAGTATCGTAGAATACCAAATCTCCCGGCTAGAGCTGAGAATAGCTTACTGGCGTTGTGTCGTTTGCTTGATCCGCTGCCGAATGAGGAAAGTCGACTCCCAGCTTGGCGTAGGTAAACATGACGAGCCCCGAACAATCGAAGATCTGTAACCCATTTTCCCATTGACCAGAACCTCCCCACACATAGGTCGTGTCGTAAGCGTTCACTATCTGAAGAGCCATTTGTGCCGCTTGTGCCGACACGGGATTGGCGATATCGGGGCTAGGAGCCGGTGTGGGGCTAGGAGTGCTGGCCTGATTCGGTTGAGTCGCGTTGTGTGGTGAGCCGCCGACCGCCGCCTGTGCCTGTGCCTGTGCCGCCGCCTGTGCCTGTTCGGCGGCAAGAGCGGCAGTCGCCTGCGCTTCGCGTTGTTGGATGACTGCTTGTTGTTGCTGATAAACCAATTGTTGAATCTGCTGATTGACTTGACTGAGCGTGTTGACAGCCTGCGCCTGCGCCGACTGCGCACGGTTGCGATCTGTGCCGAGCAGTATGACGGTTGTGGCTTCTTGTCGGTTTTGTGTACTCAACTCCTTCTCTTGTTGCTGGAGCACTTGTTGAGCAGCCTGATACTGTTGGACATCTTGTTCCTGGACATCGGTTGCGGTATTG
This genomic interval carries:
- a CDS encoding NRAMP family divalent metal transporter, whose protein sequence is MKFAEGASPYVSRRSNFRHRDLWIGFLVVWGPGLLVMLADTDVGSLVTAAQSGTQFGYRMVLPNLILMPILYFVQEITVRLGIVTGKGHGALIRERFGKRWALLSAGTLFLTAVGALLTEFVGVAGVGDLFGVSRVISVPVAAAFLIGIAMTGKYPRAERVGIALGLAELVFIPVMVMAHPSFSAIADGFGHMPLHNGGFILLLAANVGAVIMPWMIFYQQGAMVDKGLTRAHIAAARRDTAFGSVLTQLIMVVMIVTFAATIGIARPGTALNTIGEMSLALRPYVGVVGGKVLLGIAMLGAGLVAALVASLAGAWGLSEAFGWKHTLNTKPDRDSAKFYTTYTLAHVFGAIIVLLSLDLIRLVIYVEVMNALLLPIVLGFLLALEAKALPDAFRMRGLYRLVVTALCVVVMGFGLYVIRTLL